In Micromonospora sp. WMMA1363, a genomic segment contains:
- a CDS encoding molybdopterin-dependent oxidoreductase, translating to MSTTTTRRHAALAGVTAAAVAIGSAEPVAALTGPRAAPLVAVGGLVVDTVPEPLKRVGIAVFGRYDKIALLVGTALLLAGFAALLGVVSRRRLTYGLAGVAAFTALGVGAALTRAGADAADALPALAGGALGALVLWAFIAGPLELDPWPWSPPTPPAVTPPAPAVPGTTGFAAPGVPPVPPERPVPSGRPERLGVAAHGDTEETVPPDPESRRRFLAATGLLLGAAGVAGVGGRWLASRRGVSVARGAVALPSPASPAPAVPAGADLGVAQLASFVTPNADFYRIDTALVVPQVDPATWRLRIHGRVRNPITLTFDDLLARPMVERYVTLACVSNEVGGDLIGTASWLGVPLRELLDEADPEEGADQVVGRSVDGWTCGTPTAVLRDGRDALLAVGMNGEPLPVEHGFPARMVVPGLYGYVSACKWVSELELTSFADFDAYWVPRGWSAQGPVKTQSRIDTPRPRNRLTVGAVVVAGVAWAQHRGIRRVEVRVDEGPWRTAELAPTVSVDTWVQWSWRWEATVGEHKLEVRATDSTGETQTARRSSVAPDGATGWHTVRVTVV from the coding sequence GTGAGCACGACGACGACGCGCCGCCATGCCGCGCTCGCCGGGGTGACCGCCGCCGCGGTGGCGATCGGCTCGGCGGAACCCGTGGCCGCGCTGACCGGCCCTCGCGCGGCACCGCTGGTCGCCGTCGGAGGGCTGGTGGTCGACACCGTGCCCGAGCCGCTCAAGCGGGTCGGCATCGCGGTCTTCGGCAGGTACGACAAGATCGCTCTGTTGGTGGGGACGGCGCTGCTGCTGGCCGGGTTCGCCGCGCTGCTCGGCGTGGTGTCCCGGCGTCGGCTGACGTACGGCCTCGCCGGCGTCGCGGCGTTCACCGCCCTGGGCGTCGGGGCGGCGCTGACCCGGGCTGGCGCGGACGCCGCCGACGCCCTGCCGGCGCTGGCCGGTGGCGCCCTCGGCGCGCTGGTGCTCTGGGCGTTCATCGCCGGTCCGCTGGAGTTGGACCCCTGGCCCTGGTCTCCGCCCACCCCGCCCGCTGTCACCCCGCCAGCACCGGCCGTTCCCGGCACGACCGGTTTTGCGGCGCCTGGGGTCCCCCCGGTTCCCCCCGAGCGGCCGGTCCCGTCGGGCCGCCCGGAGCGCCTCGGTGTCGCCGCGCACGGCGACACCGAGGAGACCGTACCCCCGGATCCGGAGTCGCGGCGGCGGTTTCTCGCCGCCACCGGGCTGCTGCTCGGGGCGGCCGGAGTGGCCGGTGTCGGCGGTCGCTGGCTGGCCAGCCGGCGGGGCGTGTCGGTGGCCCGCGGCGCGGTCGCCCTGCCGTCACCGGCGTCCCCGGCACCCGCCGTTCCCGCCGGCGCCGATCTCGGCGTCGCGCAGCTCGCGTCCTTCGTGACCCCGAACGCCGATTTCTACCGGATCGACACCGCGCTGGTGGTGCCTCAGGTGGACCCGGCCACCTGGCGGTTGCGCATCCACGGCCGGGTGCGCAACCCGATCACCCTCACGTTCGACGATCTGCTGGCTCGGCCGATGGTGGAGCGGTACGTCACCCTCGCCTGCGTTTCCAACGAGGTCGGCGGCGATCTGATCGGGACCGCCAGCTGGCTTGGTGTGCCGCTGAGGGAACTGCTCGACGAGGCGGACCCGGAGGAAGGGGCCGACCAGGTTGTCGGGCGCTCCGTCGACGGCTGGACCTGCGGCACCCCGACCGCGGTGTTGCGTGACGGGCGGGATGCCCTGCTGGCCGTGGGTATGAATGGCGAGCCGCTGCCGGTCGAGCACGGCTTCCCGGCCCGGATGGTGGTTCCCGGCCTCTACGGCTACGTGTCCGCCTGCAAGTGGGTCAGCGAGCTGGAGCTGACCAGCTTCGCGGACTTCGACGCGTACTGGGTGCCGCGCGGCTGGTCGGCGCAGGGTCCGGTCAAGACCCAGTCGCGGATCGACACCCCGCGCCCTCGCAACCGGCTGACCGTCGGCGCGGTGGTCGTCGCCGGGGTGGCCTGGGCCCAGCACCGTGGTATTCGCCGGGTCGAAGTCCGGGTGGACGAGGGCCCGTGGCGGACGGCCGAGCTGGCTCCCACGGTCTCGGTGGACACCTGGGTGCAGTGGTCGTGGCGGTGGGAGGCGACGGTGGGTGAGCACAAACTCGAGGTCCGCGCCACCGACTCGACGGGCGAGACGCAGACCGCCCGCCGCTCGTCGGTGGCACCGGACGGCGCGACCGGGTGGCACACGGTCCGGGTGACCGTGGTCTGA
- a CDS encoding helix-turn-helix transcriptional regulator: protein MVDRHLIQRLMARRRPDDPLARLSPHERRVLTLLAEGLSNLGIAERMSCRVGTVEKHLSAITGKLDLIPADPDARRGINVRVRAALAFLGGADGP from the coding sequence GTGGTCGACCGACACCTGATCCAGCGGCTGATGGCCCGGCGCCGGCCGGACGACCCGCTGGCCCGGCTGAGCCCGCACGAGCGCCGGGTCCTGACCCTGCTCGCCGAGGGGCTGTCCAACCTCGGCATCGCCGAGCGAATGAGTTGCCGGGTCGGCACGGTAGAGAAGCACCTCTCGGCGATCACCGGCAAGCTCGACCTGATCCCGGCGGACCCGGACGCGCGGCGCGGGATCAACGTGCGGGTCCGGGCGGCACTCGCCTTCCTCGGCGGCGCCGACGGGCCGTGA
- the ybaK gene encoding Cys-tRNA(Pro) deacylase encodes MAGQGTPATALLARRRIAHRTHPYDVSPDAPNYGALVAVALGVPAERVFKSLVTEVDGALAVAVVPVDGALAVAVVPVAGELDLKALAAALSGKRATMADRTVAERATGYVRGGISPLGQRKRLPTVLDESALRHDTVYVSAGRRGLQVELSPRDLVDLTGAATAPIAAA; translated from the coding sequence GTGGCGGGACAGGGCACACCGGCAACCGCGCTGCTGGCCAGGCGGAGGATCGCGCACCGCACCCATCCGTACGACGTCTCCCCGGACGCCCCGAACTACGGAGCACTGGTGGCGGTGGCTCTCGGTGTGCCGGCGGAGCGGGTGTTCAAGTCGCTGGTGACCGAGGTGGACGGCGCGCTGGCGGTCGCCGTCGTCCCGGTGGACGGCGCGCTGGCGGTCGCCGTCGTCCCGGTGGCCGGCGAGCTGGATCTCAAGGCTCTGGCCGCCGCGTTGAGCGGAAAACGGGCCACCATGGCCGACCGGACGGTGGCCGAACGCGCCACCGGGTACGTCCGGGGCGGGATCAGCCCGCTCGGCCAGCGGAAGCGGCTGCCCACCGTGCTCGACGAGAGCGCCCTGCGCCACGACACCGTGTACGTCTCGGCAGGTCGCCGGGGCCTTCAGGTGGAGCTGTCCCCGCGGGACCTGGTCGACCTCACCGGCGCCGCAACCGCACCGATCGCCGCCGCCTGA
- the groL gene encoding chaperonin GroEL (60 kDa chaperone family; promotes refolding of misfolded polypeptides especially under stressful conditions; forms two stacked rings of heptamers to form a barrel-shaped 14mer; ends can be capped by GroES; misfolded proteins enter the barrel where they are refolded when GroES binds): MAKILSFSDDARHLLEHGVNALADAVKVTLGPRGRNVVLDKKFGAPTITNDGVTIAKEIELTNPYENLGAQLVKEVATKTNDVAGDGTTTATVLAQAMVREGLRNVAAGANPSGLKRGVDAAATKVSEALLGKAVEVADKEAIAHVATISAQDATIGELIAEAMEKVGRDGVITVEEGSTLATELDVTEGLQFDKGFISPNFVTDVEAQESVLEDPYILITTQKISAIEELLPLLEKVLQNSKPLLVIAEDVEGQALSTLVVNALRKTIKVCAVKAPGFGDRRKAMLQDIAILTGAELVAPELGYKLDQVGLEVLGSARRVVVDKENTTIVDGVGQAADVADRVAQIRKEIEASDSEWDREKLSERLAKLSGGIAVIKVGAATEVEMKERKHRIEDAIAATKAAVEEGTVPGGGAALVQILSVLDDDLGFTGDEKVGVSIVRKALVEPLRWIAQNAGHDGYVVVQKVAGKGWGHGLNAATGEYVDLAKAGVLDPVKVTRNAVANAASIAGLLLTTESLVVEKPAEPEPAAGGNGHSHGHGHQHGPGF; encoded by the coding sequence ATGGCGAAGATCCTGAGCTTCTCGGACGACGCCCGGCACCTGCTGGAGCACGGTGTCAACGCCCTCGCGGACGCGGTCAAGGTGACCCTCGGCCCCCGCGGGCGCAACGTCGTTCTGGACAAGAAGTTTGGTGCGCCCACGATCACCAACGACGGCGTGACGATCGCCAAGGAGATCGAGCTCACCAACCCGTACGAGAACCTCGGCGCGCAGCTGGTCAAGGAGGTGGCGACCAAGACCAACGACGTCGCCGGCGACGGGACCACCACCGCGACCGTGCTGGCCCAGGCGATGGTCCGCGAGGGCCTGCGCAACGTCGCGGCCGGCGCCAACCCGTCCGGCCTCAAGCGGGGCGTCGACGCGGCGGCCACCAAGGTCTCCGAGGCGTTGCTCGGCAAGGCCGTCGAGGTGGCTGACAAGGAGGCGATCGCGCACGTCGCGACCATCTCCGCGCAGGACGCGACGATCGGTGAGCTGATCGCCGAGGCGATGGAGAAGGTCGGCCGCGACGGCGTCATCACCGTCGAGGAGGGCTCCACCCTCGCCACCGAGCTGGACGTGACCGAGGGGCTCCAGTTCGACAAGGGCTTCATCTCGCCGAACTTCGTCACCGACGTGGAGGCGCAGGAGTCGGTCCTGGAGGACCCGTACATCCTCATCACCACCCAGAAGATCTCGGCGATCGAAGAGCTGCTGCCGCTGCTGGAGAAGGTCCTCCAGAACAGCAAGCCGCTGCTCGTCATCGCCGAGGACGTCGAGGGTCAGGCGCTGTCCACCCTGGTGGTCAACGCGCTCCGCAAGACCATCAAGGTGTGCGCGGTCAAGGCCCCCGGCTTCGGTGACCGCCGCAAGGCGATGCTCCAGGACATCGCGATCCTCACCGGCGCCGAGCTGGTCGCGCCCGAGCTGGGCTACAAGCTCGACCAGGTCGGCCTCGAGGTGCTCGGCTCCGCCCGGCGGGTGGTGGTCGACAAGGAGAACACGACGATCGTCGACGGCGTCGGCCAGGCCGCCGACGTCGCCGACCGGGTCGCGCAGATTCGCAAGGAGATCGAGGCCTCGGACTCCGAGTGGGACCGGGAGAAGCTCTCCGAGCGGCTGGCCAAGCTCTCCGGTGGGATCGCCGTCATCAAGGTGGGCGCGGCGACCGAGGTCGAGATGAAGGAGCGTAAGCACCGCATCGAGGACGCCATCGCCGCGACCAAGGCCGCGGTCGAGGAGGGCACGGTTCCCGGTGGCGGCGCCGCCCTGGTGCAGATCCTGTCGGTGCTCGACGACGACCTCGGATTCACCGGTGACGAGAAGGTGGGCGTGTCGATCGTGCGTAAGGCGCTGGTCGAACCGCTGCGCTGGATCGCCCAGAACGCCGGCCACGACGGCTACGTCGTGGTGCAGAAGGTCGCCGGCAAGGGTTGGGGGCACGGCCTCAACGCGGCCACCGGCGAGTACGTCGACCTGGCCAAGGCCGGCGTCCTGGACCCGGTGAAGGTGACCCGCAACGCGGTCGCCAACGCCGCGTCGATCGCCGGCCTGTTGCTCACCACGGAGAGCCTCGTGGTGGAGAAGCCGGCGGAGCCGGAGCCGGCCGCGGGCGGCAACGGCCACTCGCACGGTCACGGCCACCAGCACGGTCCCGGCTTCTGA
- a CDS encoding methyltransferase domain-containing protein, with translation MNLDQLAALRTPEGSAALAAAAEVAGGDPLVAAEALRSAGLPAELAAAALTQAELRRRAVGKFGPAAAGMFFTRTGLEQATRGVVARRRAERLRTAGVSTLADLGCGLGADALAAARAGVRVYGVEADPLTAALAAANAEATGLAGQFTVECGDATEFDVRRVDGVFCDPARRASGRRIFDPNAYSPPWDFVLSLAERMSRTVVKVAPGLDHALIPPGAEAEWVSVDGDLVEAALWCGQLALVPRRATVLKERPPRDSADGDGFPFPAGTAELTGSGTVEATVGPVRRYLYDPEPAVVRAHLVAELAGELDATLADPTIAYLYADAPTPTPFARCLEVTDALPFSLKRLRALLRERRVGRVEILKRGSALEPEQLRRDLRLTGDQPASLVLTRVAGAPTVIVARPFQPRGVDGGTPRTLG, from the coding sequence GTGAACCTGGACCAGCTCGCCGCGTTGCGTACCCCCGAGGGCTCGGCCGCGCTCGCGGCGGCGGCCGAGGTGGCCGGCGGTGACCCGCTGGTCGCGGCGGAGGCACTCCGCTCGGCCGGGCTGCCGGCCGAGCTGGCCGCGGCGGCGCTCACCCAGGCCGAGCTGCGGCGGCGGGCAGTGGGCAAGTTCGGTCCGGCCGCCGCCGGCATGTTCTTCACCAGGACCGGCCTGGAGCAGGCCACCCGGGGGGTGGTGGCGCGGCGGCGCGCCGAGCGGCTGCGCACCGCCGGCGTGAGCACCCTGGCCGACCTCGGCTGCGGTCTCGGTGCCGACGCGCTCGCCGCCGCCCGGGCCGGCGTCCGGGTGTACGGGGTGGAGGCCGACCCGCTCACCGCCGCGTTGGCCGCCGCGAACGCCGAGGCGACCGGGCTCGCCGGGCAGTTCACCGTGGAGTGCGGGGACGCGACGGAGTTCGACGTGCGCCGGGTGGACGGAGTCTTCTGCGACCCCGCCCGCCGGGCGTCCGGGCGGCGGATCTTCGATCCGAACGCCTACTCCCCGCCGTGGGACTTCGTACTCTCGCTGGCCGAACGGATGTCGCGGACGGTGGTGAAGGTGGCGCCCGGCCTGGACCACGCGCTGATCCCGCCCGGCGCGGAGGCGGAGTGGGTGAGCGTCGACGGCGACCTGGTCGAAGCGGCGCTCTGGTGCGGTCAGCTGGCGCTGGTTCCCCGCCGCGCTACCGTCCTGAAGGAACGGCCCCCTCGGGACTCCGCCGATGGCGACGGGTTCCCTTTTCCCGCCGGGACGGCCGAGCTGACCGGCTCCGGTACGGTCGAGGCGACGGTCGGGCCGGTGCGGCGTTACCTGTACGACCCGGAGCCGGCCGTGGTCCGCGCGCACCTGGTGGCCGAACTGGCCGGGGAATTGGACGCGACGTTGGCCGACCCCACGATCGCCTACCTGTACGCCGACGCCCCAACCCCGACACCCTTCGCGCGCTGCCTTGAGGTGACCGACGCGCTGCCGTTCTCGCTCAAGCGGCTGCGCGCGCTGCTGCGCGAACGCCGGGTGGGCCGGGTGGAGATTCTCAAGCGCGGCTCGGCGCTGGAGCCGGAACAGCTCCGCCGCGATCTCAGGCTCACCGGCGACCAGCCGGCCAGCCTGGTGCTCACCCGGGTGGCCGGCGCCCCGACGGTCATCGTCGCCCGACCGTTCCAGCCGCGTGGAGTGGATGGGGGGACACCGCGGACGCTAGGTTGA
- a CDS encoding DUF5319 domain-containing protein, translating to MHDEPIDPFNGDPADPAAGLHPTGDEPLDPLTDVERQDVLEDLADLEIYQALLTPIGVRGLVIECEDCREPHYFDWDLLRGNLRHLLTSGRPRVHEPAYDPDPDRYVTWDYARGYADGVHDTLSEDADDEPGADH from the coding sequence GTGCACGACGAGCCCATCGACCCGTTCAACGGCGACCCGGCCGATCCGGCAGCTGGCCTGCATCCCACCGGCGACGAGCCACTCGACCCACTGACCGACGTCGAGCGGCAGGACGTGCTGGAGGACCTGGCCGATCTGGAGATCTACCAGGCGTTGCTGACACCGATCGGGGTGCGCGGGCTGGTCATCGAATGTGAGGACTGCCGCGAGCCGCACTACTTCGACTGGGATCTACTCCGCGGGAACCTGCGTCACCTGCTCACGTCCGGCCGCCCCCGGGTACACGAGCCGGCGTACGATCCTGACCCGGATCGCTACGTCACCTGGGACTACGCCCGGGGCTACGCCGACGGGGTGCACGACACGCTGAGCGAGGACGCCGACGACGAGCCCGGCGCCGATCACTGA
- a CDS encoding helix-turn-helix transcriptional regulator: MRTVLVCVRTPLAAQHLTSAAARLGLSGAVRTAVSDPEVMLRLAERPADVVLADTALTRPDSAGFVRRVLARAPQAAVLLLGAEESEAAAATISAGARGLIQGTDHDLTSAVAKALLLLAAPGRASRNRITDPARDAASVGGPARSSSPGRAPADSPPAWPAGAADGTGGHPAMVPVQRGDDPADPTAGEAEEAAASGQHTASAAREGRPTVGLTERELQVLLGMAEGKSNAEIGRELFVSEDTVKTHARRLFRKLGARDRAHAVAAGFRAGLVA, from the coding sequence GTGCGTACGGTTCTCGTGTGCGTTCGGACGCCCTTGGCGGCACAGCACCTGACCTCCGCGGCGGCGCGGCTGGGACTGTCCGGGGCGGTGCGGACCGCGGTCTCCGACCCCGAGGTGATGCTGCGGCTGGCGGAACGTCCCGCCGACGTGGTACTCGCCGACACGGCGCTCACCCGGCCGGACAGTGCCGGGTTCGTCCGGCGGGTCCTTGCCCGGGCGCCGCAGGCCGCGGTGCTGCTCCTCGGCGCCGAGGAGTCCGAGGCGGCCGCGGCGACGATCAGCGCCGGTGCCCGCGGACTCATCCAGGGCACCGACCACGACCTCACCAGCGCGGTGGCGAAAGCCTTGCTGCTGCTCGCGGCCCCCGGGCGAGCCAGCCGGAACCGGATCACCGATCCCGCCCGGGACGCGGCGTCGGTGGGTGGGCCGGCCCGCTCTTCGTCGCCCGGTAGGGCGCCCGCCGACTCGCCGCCGGCCTGGCCGGCCGGGGCCGCCGACGGCACGGGCGGACATCCGGCGATGGTGCCGGTGCAGCGCGGCGACGACCCCGCCGACCCGACCGCCGGGGAAGCGGAGGAGGCGGCTGCGAGCGGTCAGCACACCGCGTCGGCCGCCCGGGAGGGGCGGCCGACGGTCGGGCTGACCGAACGCGAGTTGCAGGTGCTGCTGGGCATGGCGGAGGGCAAGAGCAACGCCGAGATCGGGCGGGAGCTGTTCGTCTCCGAGGACACGGTCAAGACCCACGCCCGGCGTCTGTTCCGCAAGCTCGGCGCGCGCGACCGGGCTCATGCCGTGGCCGCCGGCTTCCGCGCCGGGCTGGTCGCCTGA
- a CDS encoding WhiB family transcriptional regulator — protein sequence MPNVRRLPSPIVDRWDWQRLGACRGQDSAQFFHPDGERGSSRLRRESGAKAVCRVCPVRAECAAHALSVREPYGVWGGFSEFERLRLLAVGWEDLADRRQTRVDVARLEARLGRPHTSTVPNQRKIA from the coding sequence ATGCCGAACGTACGCAGACTTCCCAGCCCCATCGTCGACCGCTGGGACTGGCAGCGCCTCGGCGCCTGCCGGGGCCAGGACAGCGCCCAGTTCTTCCACCCCGACGGCGAGCGGGGATCGTCCCGGCTGCGCCGGGAGTCAGGCGCGAAGGCGGTCTGCCGTGTCTGCCCGGTCCGGGCCGAGTGCGCGGCACACGCGCTCTCGGTCCGCGAACCGTACGGCGTGTGGGGCGGCTTCAGCGAGTTCGAGCGGCTGCGCCTACTCGCCGTCGGCTGGGAGGACCTGGCCGACCGCCGGCAGACTCGGGTCGACGTCGCCCGGCTGGAGGCCCGCCTGGGCCGACCGCACACGTCGACCGTTCCCAACCAGCGCAAAATCGCTTAA
- a CDS encoding ATP-binding cassette domain-containing protein — protein sequence MSATPLLELRGIDKSFGPVQVLRDVAFSAYPGEVTALVGDNGAGKSTLVKCISGIYPTDAGEFLFDGRPVTIHSPRDAAALGVEVVYQDLALCDNLDIVQNMFLGREKRNGIVLDEPTMEQMAAETLAGLSVRTVKSLRQHVSSLSGGQRQTVAIAKSVLWNSKVVILDEPTAALGVAQTAQVLELVRRLADNGLAVVLISHNMNDVFAVSDRIAALYLGQMVAGVKTTDITHAQVVELITAGRSGTLGLGTGQTDNGGEPATTPGVAR from the coding sequence GTGTCCGCGACCCCCCTGCTGGAACTACGCGGGATCGACAAGAGCTTCGGTCCCGTCCAGGTTCTGCGTGACGTCGCCTTCTCCGCCTACCCAGGCGAGGTGACCGCGCTGGTCGGCGACAACGGCGCCGGCAAGTCCACCCTGGTCAAGTGCATCAGCGGCATCTACCCGACCGACGCCGGGGAGTTCCTCTTCGACGGCCGCCCAGTGACCATCCACAGTCCGCGCGACGCCGCCGCACTCGGCGTCGAGGTCGTCTACCAGGACCTGGCACTCTGCGACAACCTCGACATCGTGCAGAACATGTTCCTCGGCCGGGAGAAGCGCAACGGCATCGTGCTCGATGAGCCGACCATGGAGCAGATGGCCGCCGAGACGCTCGCCGGGCTCTCCGTGCGCACCGTGAAATCGCTGCGCCAACACGTCTCCAGCCTCTCCGGCGGCCAACGCCAGACGGTGGCGATCGCCAAGTCGGTGCTCTGGAACAGCAAGGTGGTCATCCTCGACGAGCCCACCGCCGCGCTCGGCGTCGCGCAGACCGCGCAGGTGCTCGAACTGGTCCGCCGCCTCGCCGACAACGGCCTGGCCGTGGTGCTCATCTCGCACAACATGAACGACGTCTTCGCCGTCTCCGACCGGATCGCCGCGCTCTACCTCGGTCAGATGGTCGCCGGGGTGAAGACCACCGACATCACCCACGCCCAGGTCGTCGAGCTGATCACCGCCGGCCGCTCCGGCACGCTCGGCCTCGGCACCGGGCAGACCGACAACGGCGGGGAGCCAGCCACCACCCCGGGAGTCGCCCGATGA
- the groES gene encoding co-chaperone GroES — MPVTTATKVAIKPLEDRIVVQANEAETTTASGIVIPDTAKEKPQEGTVLAVGPGRIDDKGNRVPLDVKVGDTVLYSKYGGTEVKYAGEEYLVLSARDVLAIIEK, encoded by the coding sequence ATGCCCGTGACTACCGCGACCAAGGTTGCGATCAAGCCGCTCGAGGACCGGATCGTGGTCCAGGCGAACGAGGCTGAGACCACCACGGCGTCGGGCATCGTGATCCCCGACACCGCCAAGGAGAAGCCGCAGGAGGGCACCGTCCTCGCTGTCGGCCCGGGCCGGATCGACGACAAGGGTAACCGCGTGCCGCTCGACGTCAAGGTCGGCGACACCGTCCTCTACTCGAAGTACGGCGGCACCGAGGTCAAGTACGCCGGCGAGGAGTACCTGGTGCTCTCCGCCCGCGACGTCCTCGCGATCATCGAGAAGTAA
- a CDS encoding substrate-binding domain-containing protein → MRKGFLAAAVVGLLATGSTAACGDSSGGDQADSGKTAKIGVILPDSKSSARWEGADRKFLEEAFKAARVDYDIQNAQGDKSQFQTIADQMITQGVTALMIVNLDSGTGKAVLDRAKSQGVATIDYDRLTLGGSAEYYVSFDNEAVGKLQGEGLSTCLTDKDAKNPVVAYLNGSPTDNNATLFKNGYDSVLKPKFDADEYTKGPDQSVPDWDNAQAATIFEQMLTQTGGKIDGVLAANDGLGNAAISVLKKNKLNGKVPVTGQDATPQGLQNILAGDQCMTVYKAIRDEAQAAADLAIALAKGERRETGQTVEDPESGRDVAAVLLTPRAVYKENVKDVIADGFVTKDEVCGGAYAQLCADAGIS, encoded by the coding sequence ATGCGCAAGGGCTTCCTCGCCGCCGCCGTCGTGGGCCTGCTGGCCACCGGCAGCACAGCGGCCTGCGGCGACTCCTCCGGTGGCGACCAGGCCGACTCCGGCAAGACCGCCAAGATCGGCGTAATCCTTCCGGACAGCAAGTCCTCCGCCCGCTGGGAGGGCGCGGACCGCAAGTTCCTGGAGGAGGCGTTCAAGGCCGCCCGCGTCGACTACGACATCCAGAACGCCCAGGGCGACAAGTCCCAGTTCCAGACCATCGCGGACCAGATGATCACCCAGGGTGTCACCGCCCTGATGATCGTCAACCTGGACTCCGGCACCGGCAAGGCCGTGTTGGACAGGGCGAAGTCGCAGGGCGTCGCCACCATCGACTACGACCGGCTCACCCTCGGTGGCTCCGCCGAGTACTACGTCAGTTTCGACAACGAGGCCGTCGGCAAGCTCCAGGGCGAGGGCCTCAGCACGTGCCTGACCGACAAGGACGCCAAGAACCCGGTCGTGGCCTACCTGAACGGCTCCCCGACCGACAACAACGCCACCCTGTTCAAGAACGGGTACGACTCGGTGCTCAAGCCGAAGTTCGACGCCGACGAATACACCAAGGGCCCGGACCAGTCCGTGCCGGACTGGGACAACGCCCAGGCCGCCACGATCTTCGAGCAGATGCTGACCCAGACCGGCGGCAAGATCGACGGCGTGTTGGCGGCGAACGACGGCCTCGGCAACGCGGCCATCTCGGTGCTCAAGAAGAACAAGCTCAACGGCAAGGTCCCGGTGACCGGTCAGGACGCGACCCCGCAGGGCCTGCAGAACATCCTCGCCGGTGACCAGTGCATGACCGTCTACAAGGCCATCCGTGACGAGGCCCAGGCCGCCGCCGACCTGGCCATCGCGCTCGCCAAGGGCGAACGGAGAGAAACCGGCCAGACCGTCGAGGACCCGGAGAGCGGCCGGGACGTCGCGGCCGTGCTGCTCACCCCGCGGGCGGTCTACAAGGAGAACGTCAAGGACGTCATCGCCGACGGGTTCGTGACCAAGGACGAGGTCTGTGGCGGCGCGTACGCCCAGCTCTGCGCCGACGCCGGCATCAGCTGA